In Brettanomyces bruxellensis chromosome 8, complete sequence, a genomic segment contains:
- a CDS encoding uncharacterized protein (BUSCO:EOG09262K9A), which yields MVFSIEKIVRPKILTLEPYRCARDDFQEGILLDANENTYGPTIQGLSEEEEKLDLNRYPDPHQILLKKQICAYRNSEAQKPESVIKLPTDEKGAPIKLSPVNLCLGVGSDESIDSIIRACVKPGKEKVLLCPPTYGMYGICCTVNDAEIVEVPLNLENFQIQPDKIIEQIKSDSSIKLIYITSPGNPTATLIKQDLILDVLSEIEKLSWDGFLIVDEAYVDFSPVGSSICPLVNKHPNLVVMQTFSKAFGLAGIRLGICYSTPSLSALLNAMKYPYNVNNITSSMALRATKKESLMNMKKTAAVIINERAIVLEKILKIKGVGRNRGGSDSNFILIEILNKDGVPDNKIAHEVYSKLATDRQVVVRFRGNELGCKGCLRITIGTPEENKKLLEQFEDVLSHALED from the coding sequence ATGGTTTTCAGCATTGAGAAAATCGTCAGACCTAAGATCTTGACTTTGGAGCCTTACAGGTGTGCCAGGGATGATTTCCAGGAAGGTATTTTACTAGATGCTAATGAAAATACATATGGACCAACTATTCAGGGGCtttcagaagaagaggagaagtTAGATTTGAATAGATATCCTGATCCTCACCAAATCttattgaaaaagcagatttGTGCGTACCGGAATTCAGAAGCGCAAAAACCTGAAAGTGTGATAAAGCTCCCAACGGATGAGAAGGGTGCCCCAATAAAGCTCAGTCCAGTGAATCTTTGTTTAGGTGTTGGATCTGATGAAAGCATCGACTCAATTATTCGTGCTTGTGTTAAACCGGGGAAGGAAAAGGTACTATTGTGTCCGCCTACATACGGTATGTACGGCATTTGCTGCACAGTTAATGACGCTGAAATTGTCGAGGTTCCTTTGAATCTTGAGAACTTCCAGATTCAACCAGACAAAATCATTGAGCAAATAAAATCCGATTCCAGTATCAAACTGATCTATATTACTTCGCCAGGTAATCCAACTGCCACCCTTATCAAGCAGGATTTGATTTTGGATGTGTTGagtgaaattgaaaagttgTCATGGGATGGCTTCTTAATTGTGGATGAGGCATACGTGGATTTTTCACCTGTGGGATCATCCATCTGCCCCTTGGTCAATAAGCATCCAAACTTAGTTGTGATGCAGACATTCTCTAAGGCATTCGGTTTGGCTGGTATCAGATTAGGTATTTGCTATTCAACCCCATCTCTCTCGGCTTTGTTGAATGCAATGAAGTATCCTTATAATGTCAACAATATCACAAGTAGCATGGCATTGAGGGCAACTAAAAAGGAGTCCttgatgaatatgaagaaaacaGCGGCTGTTATTATTAACGAGCGTGCTATTGTActagaaaaaatattgaaaatcaAGGGTGTGGGAAGAAATCGTGGTGGCTCAGATTCCAACTTCATTCTTATTGAGATCCTAAACAAGGATGGTGTGCCTGATAACAAGATTGCACATGAGGTTTATTCCAAGCTAGCAACTGATAGGCAAGTTGTGGTCAGGTTTAGGGGTAACGAATTGGGCTGCAAAGGATGCCTTAGAATTACTATAGGTACACCGgaagagaataaaaagtTACTTGAGCAGTTTGAGGACGTGCTTTCACACGCTTTGGAGGACTAA
- the SPE3 gene encoding putrescine aminopropyltransferase, producing the protein MTNTLSHPTIKNGWFSEVSNTMWPGQAMNLKVDQILHVEKSKYQDVLVFKSTDYGNVLVLDGVIQVTERDEFAYQEMITHLAMNSHPNPKKVLVIGGGDGGVLREILKHETVEEAHLCDIDDAVIKASKKYLPGLSKSYDDPKVHVHIGDGFEFLKKYRNTFDVIITDSSDPEGPAESLFQEPYFKLLSGALTEKGVMTTQGECIWLHMPLIKKVVDDCRKVFPTVDYAYCTIPTYPSGQIGFMVCSKNPSANLKRPLRSVDPEKETKLYKYYNQEIHEASFVLPTFARNALE; encoded by the coding sequence ATGACAAACACTCTTTCTCACCCTACAATTAAAAACGGCTGGTTTTCCGAGGTCTCAAATACTATGTGGCCAGGACAGGCCATGAATTTGAAAGTTGATCAAATTCTTCATGTCGAAAAGTCCAAATATCAAGATGTTCTTGTGTTCAAGTCTACAGACTATGGAAATGTTCTTGTTTTAGATGGTGTAATTCAGGTGACCGAGAGGGACGAGTTTGCCTATCAGGAAATGATCACTCATTTAGCTATGAACTCTCatccaaatccaaaaaagGTTTTGGTTATTGGTGGCGGTGATGGAGGAGTTTTGAGGGAAATTCTTAAGCATGAGACGGTTGAAGAGGCACATCTTTGCGATATTGACGATGCTGTGATTAAAGCCTCGAAAAAATATCTCCCTGGATTATCTAAATCATACGATGACCCCAAGGTTCATGTCCATATTGGTGATGGATTTgaattcttgaaaaaatacCGGAATACCTTTGATGTTATCATTACTGATTCTTCGGATCCAGAAGGACCAGCCGAATCCCTTTTCCAGGAACCATACTTCAAACTTTTGAGTGGCGCCTTGACAGAAAAGGGTGTTATGACAACACAGGGCGAATGCATATGGTTGCACATGCCACTCATCAAGAaggttgttgatgattGCAGGAAAGTTTTCCCAACGGTTGATTACGCTTACTGCACAATTCCGACATACCCATCTGGCCAAATTGGATTTATGGTTTGCTCCAAAAATCCAAGTGCAAACTTGAAGAGACCATTGAGATCCGTTGATCCAGAAAAGGAGACAAAGTTGTACAAATACTACAACCAGGAAATCCACGAGGCGTCTTTCGTTCTTCCAACATTTGCAAGAAATGCATTAGAATAA